The following proteins are encoded in a genomic region of Arachis stenosperma cultivar V10309 chromosome 4, arast.V10309.gnm1.PFL2, whole genome shotgun sequence:
- the LOC130974638 gene encoding uncharacterized protein LOC130974638 gives MHEIQTVAKEYINDEEVSRVVAANKRQSGYPQSRQPSNGERLKEQIREDAPNKAPRSFPRVGKFANYTPLTLPIMEVYQQIAEKGILPKPRPLKDRTGGNKNLYCDYHKGYGHQTQDCFDLKDALEQAIREGKLTEFSHLIREPRRRYRDHNEEVKTRSAKRRQEPEDRDHGLTVINVVTAKNTAPKSRSAHKKDAKVLAVSSSLARNSKKPLSISFGPEDKWFDDAPENPPMVITARVGTGLVKRILVDTGADSNIMFRNVFDALGLRDADLTAHQHGVIGLGDNFIKPDGVISLPISVGQTQGRRSTMAEFVILRDSTAYNIILGRKTINDVEAVINTKLLVMKFVTDEGSVGSIRGDLETAVACDNASLSLRKRSKEASGVFLADLDARVDDKPRPEPEGDLEKFRIGDTEEKFTFINKNLPQELKEPLIEMIRTHRDLFA, from the coding sequence ATGCACGAGATCCAGACGGTAGCCAAAGAATACATAAACGATgaggaagtcagccgagtcgtggctgccaataaaCGGCAGTCCGGCTACCCCCAATCTCGGCAACCCAGTAACGGAGAAAGGCTGAAAGAACAAATCAGGGAGGATGCGCCGAACAAGGCTCCCAGGTCGTTTCCCCGGGTCGGGAAATTCGCCAATTACACGCCACTCACTCTCcccatcatggaagtttatcaACAAATAGCCGAGAAGGGAATCCTGCCGAAGCCCCGACCACTCAAGGACCGTACGGGGGGAAACAAGAACCTCTATTGCGACTATCACAAGGGTTACGGTCACCAAACGCAGGACTGCTTTGACCTAAAAGATGCACTGGAACAAGCGATAAGGGAAGGCAAGCTAACAGAATTCTCCCATCTCATCAGAGAGCCGAGGAGACGCTATCGCGACCATAACGAAGAAGTCAAAACCCGTTCAGCAAAGCGGCGACAAGAGCCAGAAGATAGGGACCACGGCCTCACTGTAATAAACGTGGTAACAGCGAAAAACACCGCGCCGAAGTCCCGATCGGCGCACAAGAAAGACGCCAAGGTCTTAGCGGTTTCCTCCTCGTTGGCGCGAAACTCTAAGAAGCCTCTGTCCATTTCTTTCGGCCCGGAAGACAAATGGTTTGATGACGCCCCGGAAAACCCccccatggtcatcacggccagagtgggaaccggcctcgtcaaacgCATCCTTGTTGACACAGGTGCTgattcaaacatcatgttccgcaacgtgTTCGACGCACTGGGGCTAAGGGACGCCGATCTGACGGCCCATCAACACGGGGTCATTGGACTAGGCGACAACTTCATCAAACCTGACGGAGTAATATCCCTACCGATCTCGGTAGGACAAACCCAAGGTCGAAGGTCGACAATGGCCGAGTTCGTGATCCTCCGAGATTCCACCGCCTATaacatcatcttgggaaggAAGACGATAAACGATGTTGAAGCGGTAATCAACACAAAGCTACTAGTCATGAAGTTCGTTACTGATGAAGGATCTGTAGGGTCCATAAGAGGGGATCTCGAGACGGCGGTTGCCTGCGACAATGCCAGCCTCTCCCTGAGAAAGAGATCGAAGGAGGCGTCTGGTGTGTTCCTGGCTGACCTGGACGCCAGGGTAGACGACAAACCTAGACCGGAACCAGAAGGGGACCTAGAAAAGTTCAGAATCGGTGACACGGAGGAGAAGTTCACGTTCATAAACAAGAACCTCCCACAAGAGTTAAAGGAACCCTTGATCGAGATGATAAGGACCCACAGGGACTTGTTTGCCTGA
- the LOC130974639 gene encoding uncharacterized protein LOC130974639 has translation MPGIDPKIMSHHLAVRLGTRPVTQRRRKMSTERAEEVARQTASLLEAGFIQEVDYSTWLSNVVLVKKHNGKWRMCVDYSDLNKTCPKDCFPLPNIDALVDAAAGYRYLSFMDAYSGYNQIPMHRPDEDKTAFITPGGTFCYKVMPFGLKNAGATYQRLMSKIFRDLIGKTVEVYVDDVLAKTARSDDLLKDLENVFASLRQHGMRLNPLKCAFAMEAGKFLAFMVTQRGVEANPEKCQAVLQMKSPGCIKDVQRLAGRLTSLSRFLGASAAKALPFFNLMKKGMAFEWTPACEEAFRHFKEILAAPPALGKPKDGEPLYLYLAITGEALAAVLVREEGRAQQPVYFISRALQGAELRYSKLEKLALALLTSSRRLKQYFQSHQVVVRTDQGIRQVLQKPNLAGRMMTWSIELSQYDIRYEPRQAIKVQAMADFLVEVTGDPTEEASIRWRLHVDGASNQTFGGAGIILESPVGVVYEQSIRFEFPVSNNQAEYEALIGGLTLAAEVGATRLEICSDSQVVTSQVNGSYQAKDSLLQKYLEKVKSLSQKFEEVTVHHVPRERNTRADLLSKLASTKPGEGNRSLIQGMAREPAVTLHVIRLSPSWLDPITGFLENGKLPDNEKDAAKLRREAAKYAVIQGQLFRKGFNQPLLKCLHPDQMDYVLREVHEGCCGHHIGGKALARKLVRAGYYWPSMMADSKEFVKKCVKCQENANFHRAPASELSLLTSSQPFSQWGIDLLGPFPVGPGQVKKFLWRQVITRFGVPEVVISDNGTQFTDKKFTEFLTGLGITQRFSSVEHPQTNGQVESANKVILLGLKKRLDNKKGAWADELASVLWSYRTTEQSSTKETPFRLTYGLDAVIPVEIGKPSPRLLLKGVEEAVEKDLIDEVREMAHLTETALKQRMALRYNTKVLKREFGPNDLVLRRNDIGPPTPGAGKLAANWEGPYRIKKEMGRGAFKLERLDGKSPHHNLTTMRGPGTDHPGSPSTIAVKNGHAKSHDMLNISDSYKPITVNRNGNTTRRIRKS, from the exons ATGCCGGGTATAGACCCGAAAATCATGTCGCACCATCTGGCCGTTAGGCTGGGAACACGCCCGGTAACACAACGCAGAAGAAAAATGTCGACAGAAAGGGCGGAGGAAGTGGCCAGGCAGACGGccagcctcctagaagcagggTTCATACAAGAAGTAGACTACTCGACGTGGCTATCAAATGTCGTTCTAGTAAAAAAGCACAacggcaaatggagaatgtgtgtagACTACTCTGACCTTAACAAGACATGCCCAAAGGATTGTTTCCCTCTCCCCAACATAGACGCACTCGTCGATGCTGCGGCGGGCTACCGTTACCTGagcttcatggacgcctactccggaTATAACCAAATACCGATGCACCGTCCAGACGAAGACAAAACGGCGTTTATAACGCCAGGGGGAACCTTCTGCTACAAGGTGATGCCGTTCGGCCTAAAAAACGCAGGAGCGACATACCAGAGGCTGATGAGCAAGATATTCCGGGACCTTATAGGCAAAACGGTGGAAGTCTACGTCGACGATGTCCTCGCGAAAACAGCGCGATCAGACGACCTCCTGAAGGATCTGGAGAACGTATTCGCATCTCTCCGGCAACACGGCATGAGGTTGAACCCCCTCAAATGtgccttcgccatggaagctGGCAAGTTCTTAGCATTTATGGtaactcagagaggggtagaGGCCAACCCGGAGAAGTGCCAAGCGGTACTCCAGATGAAGAGCCCAGGTTGCATTAAGGACGTCCAAAGATTGGCAGGGCGGCTGACCTCGTTATCCCGGTTTCTCGGAGCGTCGGCAGCAAAGGCCTTGCCATTCTTTAACCTCATGAAAAAGGGGATGGCGTTCGAGTGGACACCTGCATGTGAGGAAGCCTTTcgacacttcaaggaaatcctggCGGCACCACCTGCACTGGGGAAGCCAAAGGACGGAGAGCCGCTATACCTGTACCTCGCCATAACGGGAGAAGCCCTGGCCGCAGTTCTGGTGCGGGAAGAAGGGAGGGCCCAACAGCCGGTTTATTTCATAAGCAGAGCCCTGCAAGGGGCAGAACTAAGGTACAGCAAGCTAGAAAAGCTAGCTCTGGCGCTCTTGACTTCCTCACGAAGGTTGAAGCAATATTTCCAGAGTCACCAGGTTGTCGTAAGGACGGACCAAGGGATCCGACAAGTGCTTCAAAAACCCAACTTAGCGGGgagaatgatgacttggtccatcgaaCTCTCCCAATACGACATACGGTACGAAccccggcaagccatcaaggTGCAGGCGATGGCAGATTTTCTGGTGGAAGTAACTGGGGACCCAACCGAAGAAGCGAGCATACGGTGGAGGCTCCATGTGGACGGAGCTTCCAACCAGACGTTTGGAGGCGCCGGGATCATCCTGGAGAGCCCGGTTGGAGTCGTGTACGAGCAGTCCATCAGGTTCGAATTCCCCGTTtcgaacaaccaggcagaatatgaagcccttATAGGGGGCTTGACCCTAGCAGCAGAAGTCGGGGCAACAAGGCTGGAAATATGCAGCGATTCTCAGGTCGTCACCTCCCAGGTAAacgggagctaccaagccaaagactcGCTATTACAAAAGTACTTGGAAAAAGTCAAAAGCTTAAGCCAAAAGTTTGAGGAGGTCACGGTCCACCACGTGCCtagagaaaggaacacacgggcagaCCTCCTATCAAAGTTGGCCAGCACTAAACCGGGAGAAGGCAACCGATCTCTTATCCAAGGTATGGCGAGAGAGCCGGCAGTTACCCTGCACGTGATAAGACTGAGCCCTTCGtggctagaccccatcaccGGCTTCCTGGAAAACGGTAAACTCCCTGACAACGAAAAGGACGCGGCGAAACTGAGAAGGGAAGCAGCCAAGTATGCCGTCATCCAGGGACAGCTGTTTAGGAAAGGGTTCAACCAACCCCTATTAAAGTGCTTACACCCCGACCAAATGGACtacgtcctcagggaagtccaTGAAGGCTGCTGCGGACACCACATAGGAGGCAAGGCCCTGGCAAGAAAATTAGTTCGAGCCGGATATTATTGGCCGTCAATGATGGCAGACTCCAAAGAGTTCGTCAAAAAATGCGTCAAGTGCCAAGaaaacgccaattttcacagGGCACCGGCCTCCGAGTTAAGCTTGTTAACGTCCTCCCAGCCATTCTCTCAATGGGGAATCGACCTCTTGGGACCTTTCCCTGTTGGTCCTGGGCaggtcaa GAAATTCTTGTGGAGGCAGGTAATAACGCGATTCGGGGTCCCAGAagtcgtcatctcggacaaTGGCACGCAATTTACTGACAAAAAGTTTACGGAATTCCTCACCGGCCTGGGGATAACACAGAGGTTCTCCTCAGTGGAACACCCCCAGACAAACGGACAGGTGGAGTCCGCAAACAAGGTCATCCTTTTGGGACTGAAGAAGCGTTTGGATAATAAGAAAggtgcttgggccgacgagctAGCCTCGGTACTTTGGTCCTACCGAACAACCGAACAATCCTCCACTAAAGAGACTCCCTTTCGGCTAACATACGGGTTGGACGCGGTAATACCCGTAGAGATCGGGAAACCGAGTCCCCGGCTACTTTTGAAGGGAGTAGAGGAAGCCGTGGAAAAAGACTTGATAGACGAAGTCAGAGAAATGGCCCATTTGACAGAAACCGCACTGAAACAAAGAATGGCCCTAcgctacaacaccaaagtgctcaaaAGAGAATTCGGACCAAACGACCTCGTCCTGAGGCGAAACGACATCGGCCCACCGACCCCTGGAGCGGGCAAGCTGGCGGCAAACTGGGAAGGACCCTATAGAATCAAAAAAGAGATGGGTAGGGGCGCATTCAAGTTGGAAAGGCTCGATG GCAAGTCACCCCATCACAACCTGACAACGATGCGCggccccgggactgatcaccccgggagcccGTCAACTATCGCGGTAAAAAACGGCCATGCAAAAAGCCACGACATGTTAAATATAAGCGACAGCTATAAACCAATAACGGTTAATAGAAACGGCAACACGACCAGACGAATAAGAAaaagttaa